One Alkaliphilus sp. B6464 genomic window carries:
- a CDS encoding macrolide family glycosyltransferase — protein MSKIVFFCIPAHGHTNPTIEVVRELTLRGHEVWYYSFEEFREKIESAGAKYISCDPFLPPTPIDIDKKVGKDFAALIEMVADTTISLDKAVCSALKEFSPDCVVSDSICFWGKLFSIKLKIPFVCSTTTFAFNQYTAKMMKPGLKETFRMLTGMPRINAKMRMLKEHGYDVDDFFKIIQNDNDTNTIVYTSKEFQPMSETFSDKYTFVGPSIADVDVDVAPKQNPIIYISLGTVLNKNGLFYKNCIEALNDCNFDVIMSVGDKTDISSLGIIPNNFDIKTRVSQIQVLKNADAFITHCGMNSVNESIYCGVPMVLFPQHSEQRLVAARAEELGAGIKLNGNKSKLIKEAVYEVFNNKLYKQNAEKLASTFKKAGGASKAADAIESVIISSSNF, from the coding sequence ATGAGTAAGATCGTGTTTTTTTGTATTCCTGCACACGGACATACTAATCCTACAATAGAAGTGGTTCGAGAATTGACATTAAGGGGACATGAGGTGTGGTACTACTCATTTGAAGAATTTAGAGAAAAAATAGAATCAGCAGGAGCTAAATATATTTCGTGTGACCCTTTTCTTCCTCCAACACCCATAGATATTGATAAAAAGGTTGGGAAAGATTTTGCAGCACTGATCGAAATGGTCGCTGATACTACAATTAGTCTTGATAAAGCAGTTTGTTCAGCACTAAAAGAATTCAGTCCGGACTGCGTTGTTTCAGATTCGATATGTTTTTGGGGCAAACTTTTCTCTATAAAGCTTAAGATTCCATTTGTTTGTTCAACAACTACCTTTGCTTTTAATCAATATACAGCAAAGATGATGAAACCGGGATTGAAAGAGACGTTTCGTATGCTTACAGGAATGCCGAGAATCAATGCAAAAATGCGAATGTTAAAAGAACATGGTTATGATGTGGATGATTTTTTTAAGATTATACAAAATGATAATGATACGAATACTATTGTTTATACATCGAAAGAATTCCAACCTATGTCAGAAACATTTTCGGACAAATATACATTTGTTGGGCCATCAATTGCAGATGTTGATGTAGATGTTGCACCAAAACAAAATCCGATTATATATATTTCTCTGGGAACCGTTCTGAATAAAAATGGATTGTTTTATAAAAATTGCATTGAAGCTCTGAACGATTGTAATTTCGATGTTATTATGTCAGTAGGTGATAAAACAGATATATCATCGTTGGGAATAATACCAAATAATTTTGATATAAAGACAAGAGTATCTCAAATCCAAGTCCTTAAGAATGCAGATGCTTTTATTACGCACTGCGGAATGAATAGTGTTAATGAAAGCATATACTGCGGCGTGCCAATGGTGCTTTTTCCTCAACATTCCGAACAAAGGCTCGTTGCTGCCCGTGCAGAGGAGCTTGGTGCAGGTATTAAACTTAATGGAAATAAATCAAAGCTTATAAAAGAAGCAGTTTATGAGGTGTTCAATAATAAGTTATATAAGCAAAATGCAGAAAAGTTAGCCAGCACCTTTAAAAAGGCCGGTGGTGCTTCGAAAGCTGCTGATGCAATTGAAAGTGTTATAATATCTTCCAGTAATTTTTAA
- a CDS encoding helix-turn-helix domain-containing protein, with the protein MEDRLIMQKLAYKLKEVAEMLSVSYSTIFRMVERGEIATVKVSTVRRIPLWEVERLVG; encoded by the coding sequence ATGGAAGATAGGTTGATTATGCAAAAACTAGCCTATAAATTAAAAGAAGTAGCTGAAATGCTAAGCGTAAGTTACTCAACTATATTTCGTATGGTTGAAAGGGGAGAAATAGCTACAGTAAAAGTTAGTACTGTAAGAAGAATACCATTGTGGGAAGTAGAACGATTAGTGGGCTAA
- a CDS encoding small, acid-soluble spore protein, alpha/beta type, with product MDINTICKKALNEMRLEIAEELGFTNNITEDKNNSLVHEQIKIGGNMTTRSVGIG from the coding sequence GTGGATATAAATACCATCTGTAAGAAGGCATTAAATGAAATGAGACTTGAAATAGCTGAAGAATTGGGTTTTACGAATAATATTACTGAAGATAAGAACAATTCACTTGTACATGAACAAATTAAAATTGGCGGTAACATGACAACAAGATCAGTAGGAATAGGATAA
- a CDS encoding N-acetylmuramoyl-L-alanine amidase: MQKYIVVIDPGHGGSDPGAVGPTGLKESHIYCKQR; the protein is encoded by the coding sequence ATGCAAAAATATATAGTAGTTATAGACCCAGGCCATGGTGGAAGTGATCCAGGAGCAGTAGGTCCTACAGGATTAAAAGAAAGCCATATATATTGCAAACAAAGATGA
- a CDS encoding GNAT family N-acetyltransferase yields the protein MNIDISYEIPNSKEYNNLRIIAGLSPKDEAASEIGLKNSIFMITLRDSDKLIGMGRIIGDGGCLYHIVDIAVAPSYQGNGFGNLIMSEITKYLDNHAPKGSYVSLIADVPADRLYKKFGFDYSAPKSVGMAKRY from the coding sequence TTGAATATAGATATTTCATATGAAATTCCAAATTCAAAAGAGTATAATAATTTAAGGATAATTGCAGGATTGAGTCCTAAGGATGAAGCAGCATCAGAAATAGGATTGAAAAATTCTATTTTTATGATTACTTTAAGAGATTCTGATAAATTAATTGGTATGGGAAGAATTATAGGAGATGGAGGATGCCTTTATCATATAGTAGATATCGCTGTTGCTCCTTCTTATCAGGGTAATGGATTCGGTAATTTAATTATGTCAGAAATAACTAAATATCTAGATAATCACGCACCAAAAGGCTCCTATGTAAGCCTAATTGCTGATGTTCCAGCTGATAGATTATACAAAAAGTTTGGATTTGATTATTCAGCACCAAAGTCTGTTGGCATGGCAAAAAGGTATTAA
- a CDS encoding tyrosine-type recombinase/integrase: MIDKNPVDYATSPDMVEKTKEGPVLEGPKTESSKDTVAMTNDLLDKLKQIDKEYKKHKLKTGIELDFVCSWEDGRPLRHSHATILFELGASSQEISKRLRHSRVSTTDDIYIHVKEDIKKSTADLFNQAVEKIK, from the coding sequence ATGATCGATAAAAATCCAGTTGACTATGCTACATCTCCTGATATGGTTGAAAAAACAAAAGAGGGTCCAGTGTTAGAAGGACCAAAAACCGAATCTTCAAAAGACACAGTAGCTATGACAAACGATCTACTGGATAAACTAAAGCAAATAGATAAAGAATATAAAAAACACAAATTAAAAACCGGAATAGAGTTAGATTTTGTATGTAGCTGGGAAGATGGTAGACCACTAAGACATTCCCATGCAACTATATTATTTGAGTTAGGTGCATCTAGCCAGGAAATATCTAAAAGACTAAGACATTCAAGAGTAAGTACAACGGATGATATTTATATTCATGTAAAAGAAGATATAAAAAAATCTACTGCTGATTTATTCAACCAAGCAGTAGAAAAAATAAAATAA
- a CDS encoding helix-turn-helix domain-containing protein, translating into MDKLLTQKDLAEKWQVDVATITKYRNEGVITPCKGIPAIRFSRQHIAELEGVRLERRKILSNRKKKIRIGN; encoded by the coding sequence ATGGATAAACTATTAACTCAAAAAGATTTGGCTGAAAAGTGGCAAGTTGATGTTGCTACTATAACTAAGTATAGAAATGAAGGAGTTATAACACCTTGTAAAGGTATCCCAGCCATAAGGTTTAGTCGCCAACATATTGCTGAACTAGAAGGTGTAAGACTAGAAAGAAGAAAGATTCTCTCCAATCGAAAGAAGAAAATTAGAATTGGAAATTGA
- a CDS encoding AbrB/MazE/SpoVT family DNA-binding domain-containing protein, whose protein sequence is MKQHNDKYAWAVKIGEKGQFVIPKKARDIFDIKPGDTIIVLADKKKGIAIPPKSMFAKLAETVFEGDLSEMEDDYE, encoded by the coding sequence ATGAAACAACACAATGATAAATATGCATGGGCTGTCAAGATAGGGGAAAAAGGACAATTTGTTATACCAAAGAAAGCTCGTGACATTTTTGATATCAAGCCAGGTGATACAATTATTGTACTTGCCGATAAAAAGAAAGGAATTGCTATTCCGCCAAAGTCAATGTTCGCAAAACTGGCGGAAACAGTTTTTGAGGGGGATCTATCCGAAATGGAGGATGACTATGAGTAA